A genomic window from Syntrophales bacterium includes:
- a CDS encoding V-type ATP synthase subunit E family protein — protein sequence METGKIRKAILDKAKEDADKIISDAKIKAKEAIEKAEEQKELRFAEEKKKAISEAYREASKILAQASLKYRQVKLKEKDAIINEIIKRAKDELSQDINDKELFVRLIQEAIDALETEDKVRLFVSPKDLNIVREVIEENSRLKEKITEVNEIDCMGGILMEAIDGMVSINNTFDTRLEMLMPKILPKIGKKLFGVDEI from the coding sequence ATGGAAACTGGCAAAATAAGGAAAGCTATTCTTGACAAGGCAAAAGAAGATGCCGACAAAATTATAAGCGACGCCAAGATTAAGGCGAAAGAAGCAATCGAAAAAGCTGAAGAACAAAAGGAACTAAGATTTGCGGAAGAAAAGAAGAAGGCCATATCAGAAGCCTATCGCGAGGCATCAAAGATCCTGGCGCAGGCTTCTCTGAAATATCGTCAGGTGAAATTGAAGGAAAAGGATGCTATTATCAATGAAATCATAAAAAGGGCAAAGGACGAACTGTCACAGGATATAAATGATAAGGAACTGTTTGTCCGTCTTATTCAAGAAGCAATCGATGCCTTAGAAACAGAAGATAAAGTCAGGCTTTTTGTTTCTCCTAAAGACCTTAACATTGTTCGGGAAGTTATTGAGGAGAATAGCAGATTAAAAGAAAAAATAACTGAAGTTAATGAAATCGATTGTATGGGTGGGATTCTGATGGAGGCTATCGACGGTATGGTTAGTATCAATAATACATTCGATACCAGGCTGGAAATGTTGATGCCAAAAATTTTGCCCAAAATCGGTAAAAAACTCTTTGGAGTTGATGAAATTTGA
- a CDS encoding V-type ATPase subunit codes for MNLISTRYAFTSAYLKGEESRCVSADHVDWMMQKSTMQDVLEVIENTDIGDYLRGQPIKTFDEADEYLWKYLGECLKRLERFKPPSEIVHLADAYIKKYDILNIKIAVRTVLMEKPAPMALLGVIYNQGYLEKLLSIKSVDEIAEIIVMCNLGDYASLIKDIKEKDVISEAEIRLDRMYYEGLLSALRRIDDGHLVTKAVGIIIDLENLQIVFRSVLGEKESMVTEFVLEGGYVLSANTVREFLSLKMSEITGRLEHTEYYQLAQEISKGFEKDGNITIINKLIDKLKFQLLKDLLSPRVLSSSNMLWYLILKEWEIRNVRLILKTLEDGIPPSEIKDYLVIAS; via the coding sequence TTGAACCTAATCAGCACCCGTTATGCATTTACATCAGCTTACCTCAAAGGTGAAGAATCCAGATGTGTTTCTGCTGACCACGTCGATTGGATGATGCAAAAATCGACCATGCAGGATGTCCTGGAAGTGATCGAAAATACCGATATTGGTGATTATCTCCGGGGGCAACCTATCAAAACTTTTGATGAAGCCGATGAATATCTGTGGAAATACCTTGGTGAATGTCTGAAGCGTCTTGAACGGTTCAAACCTCCTTCTGAAATCGTTCATCTGGCAGATGCATACATCAAAAAGTACGACATCCTGAACATTAAGATTGCCGTAAGAACGGTTTTAATGGAAAAGCCGGCTCCCATGGCACTGTTAGGAGTAATCTATAATCAGGGATATCTTGAGAAATTATTAAGCATTAAGAGCGTGGATGAAATCGCTGAAATTATTGTAATGTGCAACCTGGGTGATTATGCCTCCCTTATAAAGGATATTAAAGAGAAAGATGTTATATCTGAGGCCGAGATCAGACTGGACAGGATGTATTATGAAGGCCTGTTGAGCGCGCTGAGGAGGATAGATGACGGGCACTTGGTTACCAAAGCCGTGGGCATCATCATTGATCTGGAAAACCTTCAGATTGTTTTTCGATCCGTCCTCGGAGAAAAAGAATCTATGGTTACTGAATTTGTTCTCGAGGGAGGATACGTGCTCTCGGCTAATACTGTCAGAGAGTTTCTCTCACTCAAAATGAGCGAAATAACAGGTAGACTGGAACATACAGAATATTATCAATTAGCCCAGGAAATTTCCAAAGGCTTTGAAAAAGACGGGAATATTACAATTATAAATAAACTAATAGATAAGCTTAAATTTCAATTATTAAAGGATTTGCTTTCGCCGAGAGTGCTATCCTCATCCAACATGTTATGGTACCTGATTTTGAAAGAATGGGAAATACGCAATGTAAGACTAATTCTTAAGACCCTGGAAGATGGCATACCACCATCAGAAATTAAGGATTATCTGGTAATAGCATCATGA
- a CDS encoding V-type ATP synthase subunit F has protein sequence MISLQNLDIAVIGNEDQVILMQLAGVEKYRVIEGESDIREKVREALREFVNDTSIGIIMIPENLRDYVDDILKYISESKKITPVIIEIPSKFTTEKEDVREFYKSYMKKLLGFSIEI, from the coding sequence ATGATATCACTGCAAAATTTAGATATCGCCGTTATAGGAAATGAAGATCAGGTCATACTTATGCAGCTCGCCGGCGTTGAAAAGTATCGGGTAATAGAAGGTGAAAGCGACATTCGGGAAAAAGTGCGAGAAGCGTTAAGGGAATTCGTGAACGATACCTCGATCGGAATAATTATGATACCGGAAAACTTGAGGGATTACGTAGATGATATTCTGAAATATATCAGTGAAAGTAAGAAGATAACCCCTGTTATAATTGAAATTCCTTCAAAATTTACAACAGAAAAAGAAGATGTAAGAGAATTCTACAAATCTTACATGAAGAAGTTATTAGGATTTTCAATAGAGATTTAG
- a CDS encoding V-type ATP synthase subunit A, which yields MGKIWKVSGPVVIAEDMRGSKVYEVVDVGEARLTGEIIGLEQDKAVIQVYEDTVGLRVGEPVEGTGEILMVELGPGLVGSIFDGVQRSLVTMMEDIGDFLERGARTFPLDRDKKWHFTPSVKAGDQVEEGDIIGTVPETGLVEHRIMIPIGIKGKLLEISEGDYTVEEPVAVVEHDGERKNITLMQRWPARKPRLYKQRLNPENLLVTGTRIIDYIFPLALGGKAAIPGGFGTGKTVTLQQMARWAQTQLNIYVGCGERGNEMADVLHSFKQLKDPNTGKLLQEKEIFIANTSNMPVVAREISIFIGITLAEYYRDMGYDILLVADSTSRWAEAMREIGARLEETPGEEGFPTYLGSRLASFYERSGRVECKGSPLRNGSVTVIGAVSPPGADFSEPVTQSTLRIVEALYSLDVALANKRHFPTISWLTSYSLYADATNRWWSAISPEWSDTRDMTLKILQKEAELEEIVRLVGPESLPEDDKLILLAARMIREDFLMQSAYHPVDNYTTPQRAHLMLSTIMKFYELAREMSVSGTLVSDIASSKTLQRISRMKDVPNEDFDKYVHGIWSEIEESTEVQEGEI from the coding sequence ATGGGTAAAATCTGGAAAGTCTCAGGACCCGTCGTAATCGCTGAAGACATGCGAGGATCCAAGGTATACGAAGTTGTTGATGTGGGCGAGGCAAGGCTAACCGGAGAAATAATCGGACTTGAACAGGATAAGGCGGTTATCCAGGTCTATGAGGATACCGTTGGGCTTCGCGTCGGAGAACCAGTAGAAGGAACCGGAGAGATATTGATGGTGGAGCTCGGCCCAGGTCTCGTCGGGAGCATCTTTGACGGTGTTCAAAGATCTCTTGTTACGATGATGGAAGATATCGGTGATTTCCTTGAAAGAGGGGCACGCACATTCCCTCTTGACCGGGACAAAAAATGGCATTTTACACCTTCAGTCAAAGCTGGTGATCAGGTCGAAGAAGGTGATATTATCGGTACAGTTCCCGAAACGGGGCTCGTAGAACACAGAATAATGATACCGATAGGTATTAAGGGCAAACTGCTGGAGATATCTGAAGGCGACTACACGGTAGAAGAGCCGGTTGCAGTTGTAGAACATGACGGAGAAAGAAAAAATATCACACTTATGCAACGATGGCCGGCAAGGAAACCAAGACTCTACAAACAGAGATTGAATCCCGAGAATTTGCTCGTTACAGGAACCAGAATTATAGATTACATCTTCCCCCTCGCATTAGGGGGCAAGGCGGCCATACCGGGCGGCTTCGGTACCGGCAAGACAGTTACACTGCAGCAGATGGCAAGATGGGCACAAACACAGTTAAATATCTATGTAGGTTGCGGTGAACGGGGAAACGAGATGGCGGACGTCCTCCATAGCTTCAAGCAGCTAAAGGACCCCAATACAGGCAAGTTATTGCAGGAAAAAGAAATATTTATTGCCAACACGTCCAACATGCCTGTTGTGGCAAGGGAAATAAGTATTTTCATAGGCATTACCTTAGCTGAATATTACAGAGACATGGGGTACGATATTCTCCTCGTTGCAGATTCAACTTCGCGGTGGGCTGAGGCAATGAGAGAGATTGGGGCAAGACTCGAAGAAACACCCGGTGAAGAAGGTTTCCCCACATATCTCGGTTCAAGACTGGCCTCATTTTATGAAAGATCCGGAAGGGTTGAGTGTAAGGGAAGTCCTTTAAGGAATGGATCGGTTACTGTAATCGGGGCAGTAAGTCCTCCTGGGGCTGACTTCAGCGAACCCGTTACTCAAAGTACCCTCAGGATCGTTGAAGCACTCTATTCACTTGATGTTGCTCTGGCAAATAAACGGCATTTCCCAACGATAAGCTGGCTCACCAGCTACAGTCTCTATGCAGATGCAACGAACCGTTGGTGGAGCGCTATCAGTCCTGAGTGGTCAGATACAAGGGATATGACACTCAAAATACTTCAGAAAGAGGCAGAACTGGAAGAGATCGTGCGGCTTGTTGGCCCGGAGTCGTTACCTGAAGATGACAAGTTAATCCTTCTTGCCGCGAGGATGATAAGGGAAGACTTCCTTATGCAGAGTGCCTACCATCCGGTTGATAACTATACGACCCCCCAAAGGGCCCATCTGATGCTGAGCACGATTATGAAGTTTTACGAATTAGCCCGGGAAATGTCTGTATCGGGTACGTTAGTGAGCGATATCGCCTCGTCAAAAACATTACAAAGAATATCCCGAATGAAGGATGTCCCAAATGAGGATTTTGATAAATATGTCCACGGCATATGGTCTGAGATAGAAGAAAGTACGGAGGTTCAAGAAGGAGAGATATGA
- a CDS encoding V-type ATP synthase subunit B: MMMESLQLFTRETKAISTARRSLLIIESIPGIRYNEIVDVQLGTGEKRSGQVIEVGKKMTVVQVFGGVSEVDLLKSTIIYKGETLKLPVSIDILGRIFDGSGSPIDGGPPIVAEDYIDINGVPINPASRQPPSEFIETGISAIDGLNVLVRGQKLPIFSGSGLPHNKIAAQIVRQAALKGETEDFVTVFAAIGVSYDDAAYFISNLEETGALSKAVGFINTASSPVIERLSTPRLALTAAEYLAWEHGLHVLVILTDITNYCDALRELAAMRGEIPSRRGYPGYMYTDLSSMYERAGRITGKEGSVTILPILTMPDDDITHPIPDLTGYITEGQIVLSRALERKRIYPPIDIFLSLSRMMREGIGEGKTREDHNNVFMQAYAVYAEGNYLREISTVIGTEALSDRDKIYLAAADRFEQEYISQSEHERRTVEGTLELAWKIFSMIPVEDLKLISEEFIKKYLPETSNP; this comes from the coding sequence ATGATGATGGAATCCCTGCAACTATTTACAAGGGAGACAAAAGCGATAAGCACTGCGAGAAGGTCACTCCTTATAATTGAGAGTATTCCCGGCATCAGATACAACGAAATTGTCGATGTTCAGTTAGGCACCGGTGAGAAGAGAAGTGGACAGGTTATCGAGGTAGGCAAGAAAATGACGGTAGTCCAGGTATTTGGCGGCGTCAGCGAGGTCGACCTTTTGAAAAGCACGATAATATACAAGGGTGAAACCCTGAAACTGCCCGTCTCTATCGACATACTGGGAAGGATATTCGATGGAAGCGGGAGTCCCATAGATGGTGGCCCCCCTATTGTAGCAGAGGATTATATTGACATTAACGGGGTACCTATAAATCCAGCATCCCGGCAGCCGCCCTCAGAATTCATCGAAACAGGTATTTCCGCTATTGACGGTCTTAACGTTCTTGTCAGGGGCCAGAAATTGCCGATTTTCAGTGGATCAGGCCTGCCCCATAATAAGATCGCAGCCCAGATAGTAAGGCAGGCTGCTTTAAAAGGGGAAACGGAAGATTTTGTAACTGTCTTTGCAGCAATAGGAGTCAGCTATGACGACGCCGCCTATTTTATTTCCAACCTTGAAGAGACCGGAGCACTCAGCAAGGCTGTTGGATTCATCAACACGGCATCATCTCCGGTAATCGAGCGATTATCGACACCTCGTCTGGCCTTAACCGCAGCCGAATATCTCGCATGGGAACATGGTCTGCACGTGCTAGTCATACTCACCGACATCACGAATTACTGTGATGCGCTTCGAGAGCTTGCTGCAATGAGAGGGGAGATACCCAGCAGAAGGGGCTATCCGGGATATATGTATACAGACCTTTCCTCTATGTATGAGAGGGCTGGGAGAATCACCGGGAAAGAAGGGTCGGTGACGATCTTGCCCATTTTGACCATGCCCGACGATGATATTACCCATCCCATACCTGATCTTACAGGATACATCACTGAAGGGCAGATTGTTCTTTCGAGAGCTCTTGAGAGAAAGAGAATATATCCGCCAATAGATATATTTTTGTCTCTTTCCAGAATGATGCGTGAGGGAATCGGGGAGGGAAAAACGAGAGAAGACCATAACAATGTATTTATGCAGGCATACGCAGTGTACGCAGAGGGGAACTATCTGAGAGAAATCTCAACTGTTATCGGTACTGAAGCCTTAAGCGACAGGGATAAAATCTACCTTGCTGCTGCGGACAGATTTGAACAGGAATATATTTCCCAGAGTGAGCATGAAAGAAGAACAGTTGAGGGAACTCTGGAATTAGCATGGAAAATCTTTTCGATGATTCCTGTTGAGGATCTGAAATTGATAAGTGAAGAGTTCATCAAAAAATATCTGCCAGAAACATCGAATCCTTGA
- a CDS encoding V-type ATP synthase subunit D, whose translation MAKKIQVTRPTKIELARLKHRLKLATRIHKIVKDRLSILIMELLQTVRECASVKDRLLTEFSEAYRSLSITAGYHGYVSLKKELLVSEMAFKVNAGTRNVAGVRIPFFEIEKADEMKAETKNMADTSSFLDHSTELSQKCLKTIIELAELQKSLELLGMEINKVKRINNALEHVVVPGLDMTIKYLTMKFEERDREEAARLKHVKLLIEQREAYAY comes from the coding sequence ATGGCTAAAAAAATACAGGTTACAAGACCAACCAAGATTGAGCTTGCACGTCTCAAGCACCGGCTTAAGCTGGCTACAAGGATCCATAAGATTGTCAAGGACAGACTTTCCATATTGATCATGGAGCTGCTTCAGACAGTCAGAGAATGCGCATCGGTTAAAGATAGACTCCTCACAGAATTTTCAGAAGCTTACAGGTCATTGTCTATAACTGCAGGGTATCATGGATACGTGTCTCTGAAAAAGGAACTCCTGGTATCCGAAATGGCCTTTAAGGTGAACGCCGGAACAAGGAATGTCGCGGGGGTTAGAATACCATTTTTCGAAATTGAGAAAGCGGATGAAATGAAAGCAGAGACGAAGAACATGGCAGATACTTCCTCATTTCTGGATCACAGCACAGAACTTTCCCAAAAATGCCTGAAGACCATTATCGAACTTGCTGAACTTCAAAAATCCCTGGAACTTTTAGGAATGGAGATCAACAAGGTAAAAAGAATAAACAATGCCCTGGAGCATGTCGTAGTCCCGGGTCTCGATATGACCATAAAATATTTAACCATGAAATTTGAAGAGAGAGACAGGGAAGAGGCTGCTCGTCTCAAACATGTAAAGTTACTTATCGAACAGAGAGAAGCCTATGCCTACTGA
- a CDS encoding DUF61 family protein: MPTDQFPDGFVAGYLKDEFKALNAQIPRKRKSLTELLKEEHPHVVCNDGSAHFFKKKELEYLSQMLYENEQTSLLLPIIIEITSDQGWVTVRSKGETEAKIFSKILDMNVVCKDGLITIFRPQLNIVRKVLKTTTQYVFLFKNP, encoded by the coding sequence ATGCCTACTGATCAATTTCCCGACGGATTCGTTGCAGGATACCTGAAAGACGAATTCAAAGCTTTAAATGCACAGATCCCGCGTAAACGGAAATCGCTCACCGAACTCCTGAAGGAAGAACATCCTCATGTGGTATGTAACGACGGGAGCGCACATTTTTTTAAGAAAAAGGAACTTGAGTATCTTTCGCAAATGCTATACGAGAATGAGCAAACTTCTCTATTACTTCCAATAATTATAGAAATTACTTCGGATCAAGGCTGGGTGACCGTACGATCAAAAGGGGAAACAGAAGCAAAGATCTTTTCGAAGATTCTTGACATGAATGTGGTCTGCAAAGATGGTCTAATAACAATATTTAGACCTCAGTTAAACATAGTTAGAAAGGTGTTAAAAACAACTACACAGTATGTCTTTCTTTTTAAAAATCCCTGA
- a CDS encoding tetratricopeptide repeat protein — protein sequence MTKKATGDQFYDLADEYMREKRYEDAAVLYEKLADMNPGEDSLIMSLAWAYRESGRLEDAVGCLETLFEKELRGKVFTGFAFDELVRIFVDEGKHDKLVDTCEKAVAAQPEDVNLLGTLGNAYLRAGHAYKAVEVFKKVISIEPDSPTFFINFGNVLVAAGDLDGAENAYNTAVAIDPPEASLFYNRLGSVYYKAGQYERAEKAYRKSLKHRSDSSLCYCDLGDVLVKQGKFEKASNAYENAIRINPESAAIFYNRFGNTLASEMYHRQAIDIFEKAIIADPQNPFYYLRLAESCTAEGFTETAEKALQKAGLLKEPASMKISKRKGDQYLK from the coding sequence ATGACCAAGAAAGCGACAGGAGATCAGTTTTACGATCTTGCCGATGAATACATGAGAGAAAAGCGCTATGAAGATGCTGCTGTCCTCTATGAAAAATTGGCGGATATGAATCCCGGTGAAGATTCCCTTATCATGTCTCTGGCTTGGGCATACAGAGAAAGCGGGAGATTGGAAGATGCCGTTGGATGTCTCGAGACACTTTTTGAAAAAGAACTGAGAGGGAAGGTTTTTACCGGGTTTGCGTTTGATGAACTGGTTAGAATATTCGTGGATGAAGGAAAACATGACAAACTTGTCGATACCTGTGAGAAGGCAGTTGCTGCCCAGCCAGAGGATGTTAATCTACTCGGTACTCTCGGCAATGCATATTTGAGGGCTGGTCACGCATATAAGGCCGTTGAGGTCTTCAAAAAAGTCATTAGTATAGAACCCGATTCTCCCACGTTTTTCATTAACTTCGGGAATGTCCTTGTTGCCGCTGGAGACCTCGACGGCGCTGAGAACGCTTACAATACGGCTGTTGCCATCGACCCCCCAGAGGCCTCTCTTTTTTATAACAGGCTCGGGAGTGTCTATTACAAGGCAGGGCAGTATGAAAGGGCTGAAAAGGCTTACAGAAAATCCCTGAAACACAGGTCTGACAGTTCACTTTGTTACTGCGATCTCGGTGATGTACTGGTGAAGCAGGGAAAATTTGAAAAGGCGAGTAATGCTTACGAAAATGCTATCAGAATAAATCCTGAATCAGCAGCTATTTTCTATAACAGGTTTGGAAATACACTGGCCTCGGAGATGTATCATCGTCAGGCAATAGATATTTTCGAAAAGGCAATCATCGCAGATCCACAAAACCCATTCTATTATCTACGACTTGCTGAATCCTGCACGGCTGAGGGTTTCACTGAAACAGCTGAAAAAGCTCTTCAAAAGGCCGGATTACTAAAAGAACCTGCGTCAATGAAAATATCAAAACGAAAAGGTGATCAATATTTAAAATAA
- a CDS encoding PilT/PilU family type 4a pilus ATPase: MRKQETDYILTKMLDSHQNVSDLNITVGKPLQVESSGELTSVNMDPPFAELSPFQTEILALNLINQDRRLTETLFAEGSCDSSYELPGKARFRVNIFSQRGNYSIVLRKLETRIPTYEELSLPEVFYKIAEEKNGIVLVTGATGSGKSTSLAAMLNDINEKKSVHVVTLEDPVEYQHQQKKATFNQRELGTDFDGFATGLRAALRQAPKVVLVGEMRDRETVEIALSAAETGHLVMSTLHTVDAGQTINRIIGMFNSEEENQIRIRLTDTIRWIVCQRLLPKEGGGRVAAFEVMGTNLRVKDTILHGESEGKTFYEIIQAGKPFGMVTFDDYIVELYEKGLITEETAKAYASNKSVVSRGIDAIKSAKGETTTDIDKLEVDMDYGKPGRKQ, encoded by the coding sequence ATGAGAAAACAGGAAACAGATTATATCTTAACAAAGATGCTTGATTCACATCAGAATGTCTCTGACCTGAATATTACCGTGGGCAAGCCGTTACAGGTGGAAAGTTCCGGCGAACTAACCAGTGTTAATATGGATCCTCCTTTTGCTGAACTTTCTCCCTTCCAAACCGAGATCCTTGCTCTGAATCTTATAAATCAGGATCGTCGTCTGACAGAGACACTCTTCGCTGAAGGGTCCTGCGATTCTTCTTATGAACTTCCTGGTAAGGCCCGTTTTAGGGTCAACATATTCTCTCAGCGTGGAAATTACTCAATCGTATTGCGAAAGCTTGAAACCAGGATTCCGACGTACGAGGAATTGAGTCTCCCCGAGGTCTTTTACAAGATAGCAGAGGAGAAAAACGGGATTGTTCTGGTAACCGGTGCAACCGGTAGCGGGAAATCTACATCACTTGCTGCAATGTTAAATGATATAAACGAAAAAAAATCTGTTCATGTTGTAACCCTGGAAGACCCTGTTGAATATCAGCACCAGCAGAAGAAAGCCACATTTAACCAGAGAGAACTGGGTACAGACTTTGATGGTTTTGCTACTGGTCTGCGAGCCGCTCTCAGGCAGGCGCCAAAGGTAGTTCTGGTTGGTGAAATGCGTGACAGGGAAACGGTGGAGATTGCATTGAGTGCCGCAGAGACCGGGCATCTCGTAATGAGCACTCTTCACACAGTAGACGCTGGTCAGACCATTAACCGAATAATCGGCATGTTCAATTCTGAAGAAGAAAACCAGATTCGCATACGTTTAACTGACACAATTCGATGGATCGTCTGCCAGAGACTCCTCCCCAAGGAAGGGGGAGGGCGGGTTGCTGCCTTTGAAGTTATGGGAACTAACCTGAGAGTTAAGGACACGATTCTCCACGGTGAATCGGAAGGAAAAACCTTCTATGAAATAATCCAGGCAGGCAAGCCTTTTGGCATGGTGACCTTTGACGATTATATTGTTGAATTATACGAAAAGGGACTCATCACCGAAGAAACCGCAAAGGCCTATGCCTCCAACAAGAGTGTTGTCAGCCGTGGCATTGATGCTATAAAGAGTGCCAAAGGAGAGACAACAACTGACATAGATAAACTTGAAGTAGACATGGACTACGGAAAACCCGGAAGAAAACAGTAA
- a CDS encoding type IV pilus twitching motility protein PilT translates to MAKIDAFFNLMHEQGASDLHLVAGQQPVVRIGGEMERVKYNVLENDELKGMLYEIAPEHKIKQFEETGDMDFAYEIPGLARYRANFFQQQNGVAAVFREIPSKILTVEQLGLPLIVAKLASLPRGLVLVTGPTGSGKSTTLAAIIDEANRVRKDHIITVEDPIEFVHESQGCIINHREVGLHTKSFAAALRGALREDPDIILVGEMRDLETISLAIEAASTGHLVFGTLHTSSSAKTVDRIIEVFPASEQAQIRSTLADGLRAVLSQTLFKRVDKGGRCAALEILIANPAVRNLIRESKTFQIPSMIQTGKKFGMQLLDDSIMELVNRGWIGVDDAYNKCNDKAKFRPLLKRPPTDFTEV, encoded by the coding sequence GTGGCAAAAATAGACGCTTTTTTTAATTTAATGCACGAACAGGGTGCATCAGACCTCCATCTCGTTGCCGGACAGCAGCCGGTTGTAAGGATAGGAGGAGAGATGGAACGTGTCAAGTACAACGTGCTGGAGAATGATGAGCTGAAAGGCATGCTCTATGAGATAGCGCCTGAGCATAAAATCAAGCAATTCGAAGAAACGGGAGATATGGACTTTGCATATGAAATCCCGGGGCTTGCCAGATACCGGGCCAATTTTTTCCAGCAGCAGAATGGTGTTGCGGCAGTTTTCAGAGAAATTCCCAGTAAGATATTAACCGTTGAACAATTGGGGCTTCCACTTATTGTTGCCAAGCTGGCATCTCTGCCCCGGGGACTCGTTCTGGTAACCGGACCAACGGGGAGCGGCAAATCGACGACCCTTGCAGCTATAATTGATGAGGCAAACCGTGTCCGTAAGGATCATATCATCACTGTGGAGGACCCGATCGAATTTGTTCATGAGAGCCAGGGTTGCATAATAAACCACAGGGAGGTCGGCCTCCATACCAAAAGTTTTGCTGCAGCACTTCGTGGTGCCTTGCGGGAAGATCCTGACATTATTCTGGTGGGAGAGATGCGAGACCTTGAAACAATATCACTTGCAATAGAAGCCGCATCAACCGGTCATCTTGTCTTCGGAACCCTTCATACATCGAGTTCAGCCAAGACAGTTGATCGGATTATCGAGGTTTTTCCTGCGAGTGAGCAGGCACAAATCCGATCCACACTGGCCGATGGCCTCCGAGCGGTATTGTCACAAACCCTGTTTAAGCGCGTTGATAAAGGGGGGCGCTGTGCTGCTCTTGAAATATTGATTGCTAACCCGGCAGTTCGTAACCTGATCCGGGAATCGAAGACCTTCCAGATTCCATCAATGATACAGACCGGGAAGAAGTTTGGAATGCAGCTATTGGATGACTCGATTATGGAACTTGTCAACCGGGGTTGGATAGGCGTCGACGATGCATACAATAAGTGTAACGACAAGGCGAAGTTCAGACCTCTTTTAAAACGTCCCCCAACAGATTTTACAGAGGTATAA